From the Vicinamibacteria bacterium genome, one window contains:
- the rpsJ gene encoding 30S ribosomal protein S10 translates to MLNEKIRIRLKAYDYRILDQSTGEIVDTAKRTGARVAGPIPLPTVKNRWTALRSPHVDKKSREQFEIRTHKRLLDIFEPTPQTVDALMKLDLPAGVDVEIKAFGKEHAK, encoded by the coding sequence ATGCTGAACGAGAAGATCCGGATCCGGCTCAAGGCCTATGACTACCGGATCCTGGACCAATCCACCGGCGAGATCGTGGACACCGCCAAGCGGACGGGGGCGCGGGTGGCGGGACCGATCCCCCTGCCCACGGTCAAGAACCGCTGGACCGCCCTCCGCTCGCCCCACGTGGACAAGAAGAGCCGGGAGCAGTTTGAGATCCGCACCCACAAGCGGCTCCTCGACATCTTCGAGCCCACTCCGCAGACCGTGGACGCTCTCATGAAGCTGGATCTGCCCGCGGGCGTGGACGTGGAGATCAAGGCTTTCGGCAAGGAGCACGCCAAGTAG